A window from Neobacillus sp. PS3-40 encodes these proteins:
- a CDS encoding S41 family peptidase: MKVVKALDEQKVDQEQDSKEIKTGFIRMKRFHFIMLLFLVVFLSVGITTFALAFGKDKIETVRSPERLEFNKLFTTYDTLTSGYYQKVDQKKLINGAINGMVQALGDPYSDYMSNDEAKDFHSSISSSFEGIGAEIQEKDGHIVIVSPIKGSPAEKAGLKPNDMVLSVDGKSLQGMNSTQAVTLIRGKKGTKVVLTIQRPGTEGTVKVPITRDEIPIETVYGEMVGNGIAKVQITSFSSNTSKELVGKLSDLQKQGMKGLVLDLRQNPGGLLDQAINISSLFVPKGKVLFKVEDRNGKIKEYTSQNDGTPTMPLVVLIDSGSASASEILSAAVKESAGVSLVGEKSFGKGTVQTAQDFPDGSDLKFTMAKWLTPNGNWIHKKGIVPDYVVPLPAYASLPILNPEKELKLSNASTEVKTAQQMLKAVGYDPGRVDGFFDEKTKEAVLNFEKAQKLPADGVLEGNSTMKLMGLLRDKIQKNDPQLEKAIELLKQKMK, encoded by the coding sequence ATGAAAGTGGTGAAGGCTTTGGACGAACAAAAAGTTGATCAAGAGCAAGATTCAAAGGAAATCAAAACAGGTTTTATACGAATGAAAAGATTTCACTTCATTATGTTACTATTTTTAGTCGTTTTTCTATCCGTAGGGATTACAACATTTGCACTTGCCTTCGGAAAAGATAAAATAGAAACAGTGAGGTCACCGGAAAGACTAGAATTTAACAAGCTTTTTACTACTTATGATACATTGACTAGTGGTTATTATCAGAAAGTAGATCAGAAAAAACTAATAAATGGAGCCATTAATGGGATGGTGCAGGCATTAGGAGATCCTTATTCCGATTATATGAGTAATGATGAGGCAAAAGATTTTCATAGTAGTATTTCCTCTTCATTCGAAGGAATTGGGGCAGAAATACAGGAGAAGGATGGTCATATTGTGATTGTTTCTCCTATTAAGGGGTCCCCAGCAGAAAAAGCAGGCCTGAAACCAAATGATATGGTCCTATCTGTTGATGGGAAAAGCTTACAAGGGATGAATTCTACCCAAGCTGTTACCTTAATTAGAGGTAAAAAAGGAACGAAGGTCGTGCTGACGATCCAACGTCCAGGTACGGAAGGAACGGTAAAAGTTCCAATCACTCGTGATGAAATTCCGATTGAAACGGTTTATGGTGAAATGGTTGGAAATGGAATTGCAAAGGTTCAAATCACAAGTTTTTCAAGTAATACATCGAAAGAGCTTGTTGGAAAACTAAGTGATTTGCAAAAGCAAGGTATGAAGGGTCTTGTATTGGATTTACGACAAAATCCTGGTGGCTTGCTAGATCAAGCGATCAATATTTCTAGTCTCTTTGTTCCTAAAGGAAAAGTTCTCTTTAAAGTTGAAGATCGTAATGGAAAGATAAAAGAATATACATCACAAAATGATGGAACACCAACAATGCCATTGGTTGTTTTAATTGATAGTGGTAGTGCTAGTGCATCTGAAATTCTCTCAGCTGCTGTGAAAGAGTCTGCAGGAGTTTCACTTGTTGGAGAAAAATCATTTGGAAAAGGTACTGTACAAACGGCACAAGACTTTCCCGATGGATCAGATCTTAAATTTACAATGGCTAAATGGCTAACACCAAATGGTAATTGGATTCATAAAAAAGGAATTGTACCTGATTATGTAGTTCCACTTCCTGCATATGCGTCATTGCCAATCCTAAATCCTGAAAAAGAACTAAAACTTTCAAATGCATCAACCGAGGTGAAAACTGCTCAGCAAATGCTAAAAGCAGTTGGATATGATCCAGGTAGAGTGGATGGATTCTTCGATGAAAAAACAAAAGAAGCAGTTCTAAACTTTGAAAAAGCTCAAAAGTTACCAGCTGATGGTGTTCTGGAGGGCAATAGTACAATGAAGTTAATGGGACTACTTAGAGATAAAATACAAAAGAATGATCCGCAGCTTGAAAAAGCAATTGAGTTATTGAAACAGAAAATGAAATAG
- a CDS encoding M15 family metallopeptidase → MKLRNILLILVCLLLFTGCSRIDSYLQKVPFLSKDKTEKKVQQENQSQIHKKVPVNNNSISLEAAYFNDIKQDNGRNVIQNPANTLALVNKNYALPTNYIPGDLVRPNVPFSFGDQKLEKSLIRKEAATALEKMFAAAKDSGIELYAVSGYRSYSRQKTIFDAEINKVGEKKAVQAVALPGSSEHQTGLAMDVASLSTNLDLTEGFASTKEGKWIAENAHKFGFILRYPKGKEGITIYEYEPWHFRYVGVKAATIIYKHNWTLEEFFNEVKKI, encoded by the coding sequence ATGAAATTGAGAAATATCCTTTTAATCCTCGTCTGCCTTTTGCTCTTTACGGGATGCAGCAGAATAGATTCTTATTTACAAAAAGTACCGTTCTTGAGTAAGGACAAGACAGAAAAAAAAGTGCAGCAGGAAAATCAAAGTCAAATTCACAAAAAAGTACCTGTTAATAACAACTCTATCAGTTTGGAGGCAGCGTATTTTAATGATATTAAACAGGATAATGGAAGGAATGTTATTCAAAATCCTGCAAACACATTGGCTTTAGTGAACAAAAATTATGCTCTTCCAACTAACTATATTCCAGGAGATCTTGTTAGACCAAATGTTCCTTTTTCTTTTGGTGATCAAAAATTGGAAAAAAGTTTGATTCGAAAAGAAGCGGCAACAGCCCTTGAAAAAATGTTTGCAGCTGCCAAAGATTCGGGTATTGAGCTATATGCAGTTTCTGGATACCGCTCCTATAGCCGTCAAAAAACAATTTTTGATGCTGAGATTAACAAGGTTGGTGAGAAAAAGGCTGTCCAAGCAGTTGCCCTTCCAGGTTCGAGTGAACATCAAACAGGTTTAGCTATGGATGTTGCAAGTCTTTCAACCAATTTAGATTTAACAGAAGGCTTTGCTTCGACGAAAGAGGGAAAATGGATTGCCGAAAATGCCCACAAATTTGGGTTTATCCTTCGTTATCCAAAAGGAAAAGAAGGAATTACAATTTATGAATATGAACCATGGCATTTTAGATATGTAGGAGTAAAAGCAGCAACAATCATTTATAAACATAATTGGACGTTAGAGGAATTTTTTAATGAAGTGAAGAAGATATAG
- the deoD gene encoding purine-nucleoside phosphorylase, with the protein MSIHIGAKENEIAETVLLPGDPLRAKYIAETFLENAKCYNEVRNMFGFTGTYKGKRVSVQGTGMGIPSISIYVNELMQSYNVQTLIRVGTCGAIQKDVKVRDVILAMTASTDSQMNRLTFGGIDFAPTANFELLKKAYEAGIDKGLNLKVGNVFTADMFYNENADHEKWAQYQILALEMETTALYTLAAKFGRKALSVLTVSDHILTGEETTSEERQITFNDMIEVALEAAIKE; encoded by the coding sequence TTGAGTATACATATTGGAGCAAAAGAAAATGAAATAGCCGAAACCGTTCTTTTACCTGGAGACCCGTTACGAGCAAAATATATTGCGGAAACCTTCCTAGAGAATGCAAAATGCTATAATGAAGTACGAAATATGTTCGGTTTTACAGGTACCTATAAAGGGAAAAGAGTTTCTGTTCAAGGAACAGGTATGGGGATTCCGTCGATTTCTATTTATGTTAATGAATTAATGCAAAGCTATAATGTACAAACCCTAATTCGCGTTGGAACCTGTGGCGCAATTCAAAAGGATGTTAAAGTTCGCGATGTTATTCTTGCAATGACAGCGTCAACTGATTCACAAATGAACCGCTTAACATTTGGTGGCATTGATTTTGCACCAACTGCGAACTTTGAACTATTGAAAAAAGCGTATGAAGCTGGCATTGATAAAGGACTTAATCTAAAAGTTGGAAATGTTTTTACTGCGGATATGTTTTACAATGAAAATGCTGATCATGAAAAATGGGCACAATATCAAATTTTGGCTCTTGAAATGGAGACAACAGCACTTTATACATTAGCTGCAAAATTTGGTCGGAAAGCATTGTCTGTTCTGACAGTTAGTGATCATATCTTGACTGGAGAAGAAACAACATCCGAAGAAAGACAGATCACATTTAATGATATGATCGAAGTTGCACTTGAGGCTGCGATCAAAGAATAG
- a CDS encoding YozD family protein — protein sequence MKEIEVFIDTEEIAEFFFHELVKRGYVPSEEELEEIADITFEYLVEKSIIDEEVEEE from the coding sequence ATGAAAGAAATTGAAGTATTTATTGATACGGAAGAAATTGCTGAATTTTTCTTTCATGAGCTTGTAAAAAGAGGGTACGTTCCTTCTGAAGAGGAGTTAGAAGAAATCGCTGATATCACCTTTGAATATCTTGTGGAAAAAAGCATTATTGACGAGGAAGTTGAAGAGGAATAG
- a CDS encoding YozE family protein — protein MSKTFYHFLMKYRHPAPKDEISKFANHAYNDHSFPKTSMEYHEVSSYLELNGHYLDSMTIFDEAWQLYLLSEIKL, from the coding sequence ATGAGTAAAACCTTTTATCATTTTTTAATGAAATATCGGCATCCGGCACCCAAAGATGAAATAAGCAAATTTGCCAATCATGCTTACAATGATCACAGTTTTCCTAAAACATCAATGGAATATCATGAAGTTAGCTCATACCTTGAACTAAATGGTCATTATTTAGATAGTATGACTATTTTTGATGAAGCATGGCAACTTTATTTATTATCTGAAATAAAACTCTAA
- a CDS encoding LD-carboxypeptidase, which produces MLPKRLSPGDEIRVIAPSTSMAVVKDKQVTIALERLLNLGFQVTFGKSVNDHDEFFSTTIADRLEDLHDAFQDPNVKGIFSAIGGYHSNQLLKYIDFELIKENPKMFCGFSDITALNAAVYRKTGLITYSGPHFSSFGVKSGFDYTLQSFLEAVTNDAPYEVIPSETWSDDKWYLDQEDRKFVKQEGYLVIQEGEVSGKLIGGNLCTLNLLQGTEFMPSLEDSILFIEDDEETHPYSFDRDLQSLLHLPDASGIKGILIGRFQKASNMTEAAIRKIIHSKQELQHIPVIANMNFGHVQPIATIPFGAKGIISAKGTKTKVMIEQC; this is translated from the coding sequence ATGCTACCAAAAAGGCTTTCACCTGGTGACGAAATAAGAGTAATTGCACCGTCGACAAGTATGGCAGTGGTAAAAGATAAACAAGTCACCATTGCTTTGGAACGTTTATTAAATTTAGGTTTTCAGGTTACCTTTGGGAAAAGTGTAAATGATCATGATGAATTTTTTTCAACAACGATTGCAGATAGACTAGAAGATTTACATGATGCTTTTCAAGATCCAAACGTAAAAGGAATCTTTTCAGCGATTGGGGGCTATCATTCCAATCAACTATTAAAGTATATCGATTTTGAGCTAATTAAGGAAAATCCCAAGATGTTTTGCGGATTTAGCGATATTACCGCGCTTAATGCTGCAGTGTACAGAAAAACAGGATTAATTACATATTCAGGGCCACATTTTTCAAGCTTTGGTGTCAAAAGTGGTTTTGATTACACGCTTCAATCATTCCTAGAAGCTGTAACAAATGACGCACCCTATGAAGTGATCCCTTCCGAAACTTGGAGTGATGATAAATGGTATTTGGATCAGGAAGACCGGAAATTTGTAAAACAAGAGGGATACTTAGTTATCCAAGAAGGTGAAGTATCAGGAAAATTAATTGGCGGTAATTTGTGTACGTTAAACCTTTTGCAAGGTACAGAGTTTATGCCGTCATTGGAAGATTCCATCCTGTTTATTGAAGATGATGAAGAAACACATCCATATTCATTTGATCGTGATCTTCAATCCCTTCTGCATTTACCTGATGCATCGGGAATAAAGGGAATTCTTATCGGCAGATTTCAGAAGGCTTCCAATATGACTGAAGCTGCAATAAGAAAAATTATTCATTCTAAACAGGAACTGCAACATATTCCAGTTATCGCAAATATGAATTTTGGACATGTTCAACCGATCGCAACCATTCCATTTGGAGCTAAAGGAATCATTTCTGCGAAAGGAACCAAAACGAAGGTGATGATTGAACAATGTTAA
- the msrB gene encoding peptide-methionine (R)-S-oxide reductase MsrB: MNTKGHAKLRKELSPMQFEVTQNSATEPPFKNEYWDEFDPGIYVDIVSGKPLFSSMDKFDAGCGWPSFSKPIAEDDITEKTDESHFMTRTEVRSKEADSHLGHVFNDGPGPTGLRYCINSAAIKFIPLEKLEESGYGEFKKWFEDK, from the coding sequence ATGAATACTAAAGGCCATGCAAAATTAAGGAAAGAATTATCACCTATGCAATTTGAGGTGACACAAAACAGTGCAACTGAACCTCCTTTTAAAAATGAATACTGGGATGAATTTGATCCAGGAATATACGTAGACATTGTCTCAGGAAAGCCCCTGTTTAGCTCGATGGATAAGTTTGATGCAGGTTGTGGGTGGCCAAGCTTTTCTAAGCCAATCGCGGAAGATGATATTACCGAAAAAACAGATGAAAGCCATTTCATGACTCGTACAGAGGTAAGAAGCAAAGAGGCAGACTCGCATTTAGGGCATGTGTTTAATGATGGCCCTGGACCAACCGGATTGCGTTATTGCATAAACTCTGCTGCTATAAAGTTTATTCCCTTGGAAAAGCTTGAAGAGTCAGGGTATGGGGAATTTAAAAAATGGTTTGAGGATAAATAA
- the msrA gene encoding peptide-methionine (S)-S-oxide reductase MsrA, whose protein sequence is MEKKMEIATFAGGCFWCMVKPFDEQPGIMKVISGYTGGTVENPTYEQVCSGTTGHVEAVQITYDPLVFPYEKLLDLFWVQIDPTDSGGQFYDRGQSYQAAIFYQDEHQREIAEKSKEMLQESGRFSKPIVTPILPAKVFYPAETYHQQYYKKNKTHYESYHVGSGRAAFIENHWGAHK, encoded by the coding sequence ATGGAGAAGAAGATGGAAATTGCAACATTTGCAGGAGGCTGTTTTTGGTGTATGGTTAAACCTTTTGATGAACAACCTGGGATCATGAAGGTGATATCTGGCTATACAGGTGGAACAGTGGAAAATCCAACATATGAACAGGTGTGTTCGGGTACGACAGGACATGTTGAGGCAGTTCAAATAACGTATGATCCCCTTGTATTTCCATATGAAAAATTGCTAGATCTTTTTTGGGTGCAAATTGATCCAACAGATAGTGGAGGACAATTTTATGATAGAGGACAATCCTATCAGGCAGCTATCTTTTATCAAGATGAGCACCAGAGGGAAATTGCAGAAAAGTCGAAGGAAATGCTGCAAGAAAGCGGGAGATTTTCAAAGCCGATTGTGACGCCGATTTTACCGGCAAAAGTATTCTATCCAGCTGAGACGTATCACCAGCAATACTATAAAAAAAATAAAACTCATTATGAATCTTATCATGTTGGATCAGGGCGTGCAGCCTTCATTGAAAATCATTGGGGGGCACATAAATGA
- a CDS encoding DUF4397 domain-containing protein, which produces MPEMGNVSEYLKKAAKYDISEAKIRFLHASLDAPKIDIFVNHTCISTDVHYKKITEYVFLPKGELQIDLYPSGNKVNFFISEKITVEPGKSYTLAFIGKINSFRLIPYLNQPDVPIGEAKIRFLHLTPDAPPLDIAVKNRDVVFPNVLYEKGTDYLGLTPMTIDLEVREFGTKNVILPMPKSRFLPNETYTIILIGFIKEGPEIEALFIKD; this is translated from the coding sequence ATGCCTGAAATGGGAAATGTTTCAGAATATCTTAAAAAAGCCGCAAAGTATGATATTTCCGAAGCCAAGATTCGGTTTCTCCATGCGTCACTAGATGCTCCAAAAATCGATATCTTTGTGAATCATACCTGTATTTCAACGGACGTTCACTATAAAAAAATTACCGAGTATGTATTTTTACCCAAGGGTGAACTCCAAATCGACCTTTATCCATCTGGGAATAAAGTTAATTTCTTCATAAGTGAAAAGATCACGGTTGAACCTGGAAAATCCTATACACTCGCCTTCATTGGAAAAATAAACAGTTTCCGCCTTATCCCTTATTTAAATCAGCCTGATGTTCCTATTGGAGAAGCAAAAATCCGCTTTCTACACTTAACACCCGATGCCCCTCCCCTTGATATTGCTGTAAAAAACAGGGATGTCGTATTTCCAAATGTCTTGTATGAAAAAGGTACCGATTACCTTGGGTTAACACCCATGACCATTGACCTTGAAGTAAGAGAATTTGGCACAAAGAATGTTATCCTCCCAATGCCAAAAAGTAGATTTCTTCCAAATGAAACATATACGATAATCTTAATCGGTTTTATTAAAGAAGGGCCAGAAATCGAAGCATTATTTATTAAAGATTGA
- a CDS encoding YpmS family protein, with amino-acid sequence MKNKWKKGFFLLLGIDLLIAVLVISLILIPANEKKKNNLPTSNKDAVSFYIKSNKNDLNQLINHYLKKEAADTPIDYQVHLGNEVELYGEIPFFSEKLNMKLTFEPKALENGDLLLKQKSIALGSLHLPVSNVLTFIRENYQLPAGVDIRPRDKLVYINMQNLKLKSDTKVKVNKFDLQKDDIAFTLLVPVE; translated from the coding sequence ATGAAAAACAAATGGAAGAAAGGTTTCTTCTTATTATTAGGAATCGACCTTCTGATTGCCGTTTTAGTTATTTCACTGATACTGATTCCGGCAAATGAAAAGAAAAAGAACAACTTGCCAACATCAAATAAGGACGCGGTCTCTTTTTATATTAAATCAAATAAAAATGACCTCAACCAATTAATTAACCACTATCTGAAAAAAGAAGCAGCGGATACCCCGATTGATTATCAAGTCCATTTGGGGAATGAAGTAGAATTATATGGAGAAATTCCTTTCTTTAGTGAAAAATTAAATATGAAACTGACGTTTGAACCGAAGGCGCTTGAAAATGGCGATTTACTACTAAAGCAAAAATCGATAGCGCTCGGAAGTTTGCATTTGCCAGTTTCAAACGTTCTTACTTTTATCCGTGAAAATTATCAGCTGCCGGCAGGAGTAGATATCCGGCCGAGAGATAAATTAGTTTATATTAATATGCAGAATCTAAAACTAAAAAGTGATACAAAAGTTAAAGTGAATAAGTTTGATTTGCAAAAGGATGATATTGCATTTACTTTATTAGTGCCAGTCGAATAG
- a CDS encoding SGNH/GDSL hydrolase family protein — protein MRKFFTLLISSAFLLSACSNKENWQLQPEKRMAVEAFKPIPADFKPRKLTVVSAGDSLTEGVGDSTGKGGYLPYLKSMLEKDRGVKEVDFYNYGVKGNRTTQLLKRLQTNEVRDAVQRADIVILTIGGNDIMQVVKDHLSNLQVSTFTKEREIYIRHLTQIFDAIHQENPQVSIVLVGLYNPFMKWFSNVGEMNQIIADWNHASQTVIANYDNAYFVDIVDVFDHSKQNLLFTDNFHPNDKGYERIAQKLQDSLDERAIPDLEKRAFTASKEEN, from the coding sequence ATGAGAAAGTTTTTCACCCTTCTAATTTCCTCAGCATTTCTCTTAAGTGCATGTAGCAATAAGGAAAATTGGCAATTACAGCCGGAAAAAAGGATGGCAGTAGAGGCTTTCAAACCGATTCCTGCTGATTTTAAACCTAGAAAGCTAACAGTCGTTTCTGCAGGGGATTCCCTGACTGAAGGTGTGGGCGATAGTACGGGAAAGGGAGGGTATTTGCCCTATCTAAAATCGATGCTTGAAAAGGATAGAGGAGTTAAAGAAGTTGATTTCTATAATTATGGTGTAAAGGGAAATAGGACCACCCAGCTATTAAAAAGGCTTCAAACAAACGAAGTAAGGGATGCTGTTCAGAGGGCAGACATCGTGATCTTAACGATTGGCGGCAATGATATTATGCAGGTTGTAAAGGATCATTTATCAAACCTTCAAGTTTCTACTTTTACAAAAGAAAGAGAAATCTATATTCGCCATTTGACTCAAATTTTTGATGCCATTCATCAAGAAAACCCTCAAGTGTCAATTGTACTAGTTGGTTTATATAATCCATTCATGAAATGGTTTTCAAATGTAGGTGAAATGAATCAGATTATCGCAGACTGGAACCATGCTAGCCAAACGGTGATTGCTAATTATGATAATGCGTATTTTGTGGATATAGTGGATGTTTTTGATCATTCCAAACAAAATCTGTTATTCACGGATAACTTTCATCCTAATGATAAAGGCTATGAACGTATTGCTCAAAAGCTACAGGATTCACTTGACGAGCGTGCCATTCCAGATCTTGAAAAAAGAGCGTTTACTGCAAGTAAAGAGGAGAATTAG
- a CDS encoding DegV family protein — protein MSKIKIVTDSTLDMSDEVLKNYDIEIVPLSVTINDETYLDRVEINPVDFIKMMRTSADLPKSSQPSPGSFLEVYDRLGEEGYEVISIHMTGKMSGTVRSAESAAKMSKTKVTVFDSEFISKALSFQVKEAAEMAKQGRSMEEIISRLEIVRSHSNLYIMVDTLENLVKGGRIGKGRAFIGSLLNIKPIASLEGAEYHPVAKVRSYSQVVKYFAKQFTEDVKGKTIRGVGIVHAEASELALKVKESIFELTGYEDIEIDYTNPTVITHTGEGAIALMYYFD, from the coding sequence ATGAGTAAAATCAAGATTGTCACAGATTCCACATTAGACATGTCGGATGAAGTGCTTAAAAACTATGATATTGAAATTGTTCCCTTGTCGGTAACTATAAATGATGAAACCTATTTAGACAGGGTAGAAATTAATCCTGTTGATTTTATAAAAATGATGCGTACTTCAGCTGATCTTCCTAAAAGCTCGCAGCCTTCACCAGGTTCTTTTTTAGAGGTGTATGATCGCCTTGGTGAAGAAGGGTATGAGGTGATTTCTATACATATGACGGGGAAAATGAGCGGGACAGTCCGTTCGGCCGAAAGCGCAGCAAAGATGTCAAAGACCAAAGTAACCGTATTTGACTCAGAATTTATTTCGAAAGCTCTTTCCTTTCAGGTCAAGGAAGCTGCTGAAATGGCTAAACAAGGACGGAGTATGGAAGAAATCATTAGCCGCCTTGAAATAGTACGGAGCCATTCAAATTTGTATATTATGGTAGATACTCTTGAAAATCTTGTTAAGGGAGGAAGGATTGGTAAGGGAAGGGCGTTTATTGGATCATTATTGAATATAAAACCGATAGCTTCTCTTGAAGGAGCTGAGTACCATCCCGTTGCCAAAGTCCGTAGCTATTCACAAGTCGTCAAATACTTTGCAAAGCAGTTTACTGAGGATGTGAAGGGAAAAACAATTCGTGGTGTCGGGATTGTCCATGCCGAAGCATCAGAACTAGCTTTGAAAGTTAAGGAAAGTATTTTTGAATTAACAGGATATGAAGATATTGAAATTGATTACACTAACCCAACTGTTATTACGCATACAGGAGAGGGTGCTATCGCACTAATGTATTACTTTGATTAA
- a CDS encoding DUF2535 family protein has translation MLFKSLEFKNVVGQKVKVTDIPVLEEDNPYKFMIQVRLQTFITSIYFEKNPKKCYSFKDYLKRVLKWPDYKQLFEAGELKHNA, from the coding sequence TTGTTATTTAAAAGCCTAGAGTTCAAAAATGTTGTTGGACAGAAGGTTAAAGTCACGGATATTCCTGTATTGGAGGAAGATAACCCTTATAAGTTTATGATCCAAGTCCGTTTGCAAACATTTATCACATCAATCTATTTTGAAAAGAATCCGAAAAAATGCTACTCTTTTAAAGATTATTTGAAAAGGGTCCTGAAGTGGCCTGACTATAAACAGCTCTTTGAAGCTGGAGAATTAAAGCATAATGCCTAG
- the tatC gene encoding twin-arginine translocase subunit TatC, protein MEDKELQLVDHLEELRKRIIISAIAFMIFFTVGFIYVVDIYKWFVKGLDVKLMVLGPSDIMWIYFTIATVIAIIGTIPVLAVQIWLFVRPALRPVERKITLTYVPALFFLFISGLAFGYFVIFPMVFKFLVNLGGNMFVTNFTAERYFQFIMNMTLPFGVLFELPVVVMFLTSLGIINPFILSKIRKYAYFVLVVIAVVITPPDFMSDFVVTVPLLLLYEISINLSKVVYRKKLKRQHEEDDLELDDDSDEETEIM, encoded by the coding sequence ATGGAAGATAAAGAATTACAATTGGTTGATCATTTAGAGGAATTGCGTAAACGGATTATTATATCTGCTATTGCATTTATGATTTTTTTTACCGTTGGATTTATTTATGTGGTTGACATATATAAATGGTTTGTTAAAGGTCTTGACGTAAAATTAATGGTTCTGGGTCCAAGCGATATTATGTGGATTTATTTTACGATCGCAACAGTAATTGCTATTATTGGGACAATTCCAGTACTTGCCGTTCAAATTTGGTTGTTTGTAAGGCCTGCACTTCGACCGGTTGAAAGAAAAATAACACTTACTTATGTTCCTGCACTCTTTTTCTTGTTTATCTCAGGTTTAGCATTTGGCTATTTTGTGATTTTTCCGATGGTATTTAAATTCCTCGTAAATTTAGGTGGGAATATGTTTGTCACTAATTTTACTGCGGAAAGGTACTTCCAGTTTATTATGAATATGACTCTTCCTTTTGGGGTGCTATTTGAGCTCCCAGTAGTGGTCATGTTCCTTACTTCACTTGGGATTATTAACCCATTTATCCTATCGAAAATTCGTAAGTATGCCTACTTTGTCCTTGTTGTCATTGCAGTCGTAATAACTCCACCAGACTTCATGTCTGATTTTGTTGTAACAGTTCCATTGTTGTTGCTATATGAAATTAGCATCAACTTGTCTAAGGTTGTTTATCGGAAGAAGTTGAAAAGGCAGCACGAGGAAGATGACTTAGAATTAGACGACGATAGCGATGAAGAAACGGAAATAATGTAA
- a CDS encoding twin-arginine translocase TatA/TatE family subunit, translating into MFSNIGMPGLILILTLALIIFGPKKLPEIGRAFGQTLKEFKKSTKELTEDIMPDTEEEKKKLTE; encoded by the coding sequence ATGTTTTCAAATATCGGCATGCCTGGCTTAATTTTAATTTTAACACTTGCACTAATTATTTTTGGTCCAAAGAAACTTCCCGAAATTGGACGAGCATTTGGCCAGACATTGAAAGAATTTAAGAAATCAACAAAGGAACTTACTGAAGATATAATGCCTGATACCGAGGAAGAAAAGAAAAAATTGACTGAATAA
- a CDS encoding dihydrofolate reductase yields MISFVVAMDENRVIGKNNQLPWHLPEDLKFFKKVTMGHPIAMGRKTHESIGRILPGRENIIITRNSGYHGEGCTVLYSIQEFVEYCQASDDEFFVIGGAEIFKETFPNVDRLYLTRIHEEFDGDTYFPEFDLNKWKLVSKEKGIRDEKNPYDYEFCIYDRI; encoded by the coding sequence ATGATATCCTTTGTTGTAGCAATGGATGAAAATAGGGTGATTGGAAAAAACAATCAATTACCATGGCATTTGCCAGAGGACTTGAAATTTTTTAAAAAGGTGACAATGGGACACCCAATTGCGATGGGAAGAAAAACGCATGAATCGATTGGCCGAATACTTCCAGGTCGAGAAAACATAATCATAACCCGGAATAGTGGGTATCATGGTGAAGGCTGTACCGTACTCTACTCCATTCAAGAGTTTGTAGAATATTGCCAAGCAAGTGATGATGAGTTTTTTGTTATCGGTGGTGCGGAAATATTCAAAGAAACATTTCCGAATGTTGATCGCCTCTATCTAACTCGAATACATGAAGAATTTGATGGAGATACTTATTTTCCTGAATTTGATTTAAATAAATGGAAATTAGTATCAAAAGAAAAGGGGATTCGAGATGAGAAAAATCCCTATGATTACGAATTTTGTATTTATGATCGAATATAG